The DNA window GGTGCTAACCATTGCACTAAATCATTGGTAAGCTTTGATATCTTCAATAGAAGCGTAAATTGATGTCAGTTAAAAAATGCGATATTAATACCATTGGCATTAAATAGTTGTGCTAATCAAATAAACAATATCGCTATCATTGCGGCACTCTCAATCCCAATAGCTAGCTGTTAGTCGGAAATTGCGCCTTGCTGTTACTCATATTACTGGGGCACAACAAAATCACATAATTAATACAAATGATATAAGATACATTTTAAAGTCGTTGTGCCGGAGTCAATGTGAACTTTTTAGCCCATGCCCATTTAGCCTACCTTACTAATACCTCAATCACCGGTAACTTGCTTGGTGACTTTATCAAAGGTTCGGTACTTGATCAGCTTAAACCCTCTTGGCAGCGGGGCGTTCGATTGCATCGAAAAATAGACATTTACACCGATAGTCATCTTTCTCTTAAACCGTTGAAAGTCGAACTTGGGCCTCTGCGACGGTTTTCGGGCATAATCCTCGATATATTATTAGATCACATTATTGCTAAGAATTTTGAAGATTTTGGTAATATTGCATTAATCGACTTTGCGCAGCTAGTATATCAAGATTTGGCAATTGATCGGGCGCAGCAACCAAGCAAGTTTGAAGCGGTAACTCAGCGGATGATAGCAGGGGACTGGTTATATAATTATCAAAACCTGGACATAATAGAGCAGGCACTTATTCGAACCTCACAAAGGATCAGCATTAAACCTGATTTTAGACCGGCACTTGTTTGGTATCAGCGGCACCAACAACATATTGATGATGTCGGAACCGC is part of the Gammaproteobacteria bacterium genome and encodes:
- a CDS encoding DUF479 domain-containing protein; amino-acid sequence: MNFLAHAHLAYLTNTSITGNLLGDFIKGSVLDQLKPSWQRGVRLHRKIDIYTDSHLSLKPLKVELGPLRRFSGIILDILLDHIIAKNFEDFGNIALIDFAQLVYQDLAIDRAQQPSKFEAVTQRMIAGDWLYNYQNLDIIEQALIRTSQRISIKPDFRPALVWYQRHQQHIDDVGTAFYRDLIAHSRQQAIILSAN